One Pectobacterium cacticida genomic window, GTTACGTTTGTCCAAAGATCTGGGCTATCTGGGGTCGCTGGCTATTTGTAACGTGGCGGGGTCCTCTCTGGTGCGTGAATCCGATCTGGCGCTGATGACCAAAGCGGGCGTCGAGATTGGTGTCGCCTCGACCAAGGCCTTTACCACCCAGCTCACCGTCCTACTAATGCTGGTGGCGCGAATTGGTCGCCTGCGCGGTATGGATGCGCAGATCGAGCATGACATCGTACATGGCTTGCAGGCATTACCTGCACGTATTGAACAGATGTTGTCTCAGGACAAACTCATCGAATCTCTGGCGGAAGGTTTCTCTGACAAACATCATGCGCTGTTCTTAGGGCGCGGCGATCAGTACCCGATCGCCATGGAAGGTGCGTTGAAGCTGAAAGAGATCTCTTATATCCATGCTGAAGCCTATGCGGCGGGCGAATTAAAACATGGCCCGCTGGCGCTGATCGATGCCGATATGCCGGTGGTTGTCGTGGCGCCGAACAACGAATTGTTAGAGAAATTGAAATCCAACATTGAAGAAGTTCGCGCGCGTGGCGGTGAGCTGTATGTCTTCGCTGATGAAGATGCTGGCTTCACCAGCAGCGAAAATATGAAGATTATTCCGCTGCCGCATGTCGAAGAAGTGATTGCCCCGATCTTCTACACGGTGCCGTTGCAACTGCTGTCTTATCATGTTGCGCTGATTAAAGGCACGGATGTTGACCAGCCGCGCAACCTGGCGAAGTCGGTGACTGTCGAATAACGATCCCCTTTGTAGCGAGTCGCTAAAATCCGCCTTATGTCTATGAACATAAGGCGGATTTTCTATCTTCTTAATCCGGTTCTGCGTGTTTTTTGTAACATTCGCAATGCGAATGAGATACACTCACTTACACCGAAAAGACACTGATAACCGGCTGCATTTTGCACGAGCGTACACGGACATATTTCATCGCGTCATGGCTTGCGTTGTTAGCTATCGCCATGTTGTTTGTTGCCCCCGTAATCTCTAAAGCCATTACCCGCCAAACTGCCGCCTGCCAGCCTTCATCTGCCATTGTGTCAATGCACACGCCGGATAAGCACCACGCTATGATGGGGGCGATGCCTTGTGAAGGTACCTTTTCTCAGGTTCACCAAATGATGCCCGGCCACGCGATGTCGCCAATGGAGGAGATCGCCTGCGGCTACTGCCAATTGCTGGTTCACCTACCTTTTGTTCAATTGATACTGGCGGTACTGCTCTGGCTGCTACTGCGTTTTATTATTCGTATCCGGTTAATGCCGATCGTTTGTACGCCAATTTATCGCGCCTGGTCGCCTCAGCGCGCGCGTGCTCCCCCTGCTGCTTTTCTGTTTCCGTGTAACCACTAATTACCACGATTGCGTTGCCTTTTAGCTCATCTCTTGATGGGCCGGATGGGCTTACGCCAGAAAAACAGTAAGGGATATGATGAAAAAACATGATGTTGTACTGACACCAATCGCTTCTATGGTTTTGTTAGCACTTCTTTCGGGGACAACGTTCGCCGATGAGCCGCACAGCCATGAGCAGAACGAAGGCCCTGTTATGATCGTAACCGCGCCCCTTTCTTCGCCCCTGGAAATCGTCACTTCACCCAAAACGCCGCGCCAGCCTGTCCCCGCGAGCGATGGTTCCGATTACCTGAAAACGATTCCGGGTTTTTCGCAGATTCGTAACGGCGGCACCAATGGCGATCCGGTCTTTCGCGGCATGTTCGGCTCACGCTTGCGTATTTTGACCAACAACGGAGAAATGCTGGGTGCCTGTCCGGCGCGCATGGATGCGCCCAGTTCATATATTTCCCCGGAAAGTTATGATCTTATGACGTTTATTAAGGGGCCGCAAACCGTACTGTGGGGGCCGGGAAATTCAGCCGGAACGCTACGCTTTGACCGTGAGCCGCCACGATTTGACCAACCCGGTATTCAAGGTTCGGCCAGCCTGCTATCTGGCTCAAACCGCCGGTGGGATCAAAATGCAGACATTAGCGTAGGCAGTGAAGAAGGCTATCTGCGGTTGATGGGAAATAAATCACGTGCTGATGACTATAAAGACGGCGCTGGCAAACGTGTACCGTCAAAATGGGATAAATGGAATGGCGATATGGCGCTCGGTTGGACGCCAGACAAAGATACACTGATTGAGCTAACGGCGGGAAAAGGGGATGGCGAAGCCCGTTATGCCGGCCGGGGGATGGATGGCTCCCAGTTCAAGCGAGAAAGTCTGGGAATGCGCGTTGAGAAGTCCAATATCGGTGAGGTCTTTGACAAATTTGAGGCCAATGTTTATTACAACTACGCTGACCACGTTATGGATAATTACTCACTGCGTTCACCGGGGGGGATGACTACGCCTGGCGGAACGGGGCACGGCGGCGGATCGATGGGATCAGGAATGGGGTCCTCGATGCATTCCGGTGCCAAGATGATGATGAACGGGCCAATGGCGATGGAGCTCGATCGCCGAACGGTGGGCGGCCGCATGATGGGAACCTGGCAGTGGTCAGACGTGGAATTGCGCAGCGGTGCGGATACGCAACTTAATACCCACCGCAACAAAAGCAATGCAGGGTGGACGAAAGATGCCCGCTTCCATGATTATGGCGTGTTTAGCGAGCTGACATGGATGGCTACAGAGCACAGCAGCGTTATCAGCGGAGCGCGTCTGGATCGGGTGATTGTCGATAATTTCACCCAAACAGGTTCCTCTAAACGCACTGATACGCTGCCGGCGGGGTTTGTCCGTCTTGAGCATCATCTTGCTGATATTCCAGTCATGTTTTATGCCGGAGTGGGCTACACCGAGCGATTTCCCGACTATTGGGAGCTATTTTCGCCCAAAAAGTATTGGCCGGATGGATCTACCAATACGTTTGACCGTGTTAAAACGGAAAAAACCACCCAGATTGATATCGGTGCGCAGTACAAAGGCAGCCAACTCAATGGTTGGGTATCGGCTTACGTTGGGCGGGTAAACGATTTTATTCTCTTTCGCTACGATCCCACCAATCCGCGTGACAGTCAGGTCGATAACATAGACGCCACAATCATGGGAGGGGAAGCTGGGGTAAGCTATCAGTTAACCGACGCGTGGAAAACAGACGCCAGCGTAGCCTACTCCTGGGGTAAAAATACCGATGACCACCAACCGTTACCACAAATCCCGCCGCTGGAAGCGCGGCTGGGGTTAACCTGGGAAAAAGGGGATTGGAGTAGCGCTGGGCTATTACGTATCGTCAGCGCGCAGCATCGAACCGATAACAATAATGGTAATGTCGTCGGGAAAGATTTCGACCACAGCGCCGGTTTTGCGGTCTTTTCTGCGAATGCGGCTTATCGGGTCAATAAACACGTTAAGCTAAGCGCCGGGGTAGACAACTTATTTGACAAGGCCTATAGCGAGCATTTAAATCTGGCGGGTAACAGCAGCTTCGGCTATTCGGCGAATACGTCGGTTAACGAGCCTGGACGAACCTTCTGGGCTAAGCTGAATGTTACATTCTGATGAGATCCCGGCTCTCTGAGCCGGGAAAGTCGATGGGGTTGATGATCTGTCTCCCCATCGATTGACTCACTGTTTTTTATCAGCACCGATCTGAACCGGTATTCTGGTCGGCGGTGCTTACTTTTTACCTGTACATCTTCATTGTCATAAAACTGTCACATTATCTACATTTTACTGTCACTGAATTGTCCTATTTTTCCTTCTGCAAACTACACTCTGATTTGATAACTCTGATTGATAACGGCTCCACGTTGACACGTCGAGTATCCCACAGGAGGGATTATGAAACTGATGCGTACCACTCTTGCCAGTGTTGTTGCGGCAACTCTTTCTCTAACGGCATTTTCTGCTTTTGCTGCTGCTAACCTCACCGGCGCTGGTGCGACATTCCCAGCGCCTGTTTATGCCAAATGGGCTGATTCCTACCAAAAAGAAACCGGTAATAAAGTTAACTATCAAGGGATTGGATCTTCTGGCGGTGTAAAACAAATTATTGCTAAAACGGTAGATTTTGGTGCTTCCGATGCGCCGTTGTCTGACGACAAATTAGCGCAAGACGGTCTATTCCAGTTCCCAACCGTGATCGGCGGCGTGGTGCTGGCAGTCAACATCCCGGGTATTAAAACTGGCGATTTAACGCTGGATGGTAAAACGCTGGGTGATATCTACCTGGGTAAAATCAAAAAATGGAATGACCCGGCTATCACTAAACTGAACCCGAACGCCAAACTGCCGGATCAGGATATCGCCGTGGTTCGTCGTGCTGATGGTTCAGGAACCTCTTTCGTGTTCACCAGCTACCTGTCTAAAGTAAACCCTGAATGGAAAGAGAAGATTGGCGCCGGCTCTACCGTAAACTGGCCGACCGGTCTGGGTGGTAAAGGCAACGATGGTATCGCCGCGTTCGTACAACGTCTGCCTGGTTCTATCGGTTATGTTGAATACGCGTATGCTAAACAGAATAACCTGGCTTACACCAAACTGGTTTCTGCTGATGGCAAAGCGGTCAGCCCGACAGGCCCTAACTTCAGTAATGCGGCTAAAGGGATCGACTGGAGCAAGTCATTTGCTCAGGATCTAACCAATCAAAAAGGCGCGGATGCCTGGCCGATCACGTCAACCACGTTTATTCTGGTTCATACTAAACAGGATAAACCTGAGCAGGGCGCTGAAGTGTTGAAATTCTTCGATTGGGCGTTCAATAAGGGTGGTGAGCAAGCTGAAGCGTTAGATTATGCTACGTTGCCACAAGAAGTTGTTGAGCAAATCCGCGCAGCATGGAAAACGCAGATAAAAGATAGCAGCGGTAAAGCGCTGTACTAATTTAGCGTATCCATCGTGTTGGTAACCAGATCATGATGAGGTTGTCAGATTCTGGAAAATAAGCAGTAGAACAACAGGTTGTATCGGGGCGGAGAGGTGATGGTAACTTCTCTGCCTTCAATAGCTTATTTAATGTTGTTAAAACGAGAAGAGAGACGTATGGCTGAGTACAAGCCAACTATCAAAGCCCCGGGGAAATATGGCGATATCCTTTTCGGCACGCTGGTAAAACTGGCGGCGCTGGTCACGTTGCTGTTATTGGGAGGCATCATCGTTTCCCTGATTGTGGCATCCTGGCCGAGCATCGAAAAGTTTGGTTTTGCCTTCTTGTGGACGAAAGAATGGGATGCGCCCGCAGAACAATTTGGTGCGCTGGTACCGATTTACGGTACTGTCGTGACCTCGCTTATTGCACTCATTATCGCCATCCCGATTAGCTTCGGGATTGCGTTATTTCTGACTGAACTGGCGCCAGCATGGTTGAAACGCCCGCTTGGCGTGGCGATTGAATTACTGGCGGCCATTCCGAGTATTGTTTATGGCATGTGGGGGCTGTTTATTTTTGCGCCGCTATTTGCCAAGTATTTCCAGCAGCCGGTAGGTAACGTCCTATCCGGCATTCCTATTGTTGGTTCGCTGTTTTCCGGCCCGGCGTTCGGGATCGGTATTCTGGCGGCTGGCGTCATTCTGGCTATCATGATTATCCCTTATATCGCCGCGGTTATGCGCGATGTGTTTGAGCAGACGCCAGTCATGATGAAAGAGTCCGCTTATGGTATTGGTTGTACTACGTGGGAAGTGATCTGGCGCATCGTGTTGCCTTATACCAAAAATGGCGTTATCGGCGGAATCATGTTGGGGCTGGGGCGCGCTCTGGGCGAAACCATGGCTGTGACCTTTATCATTGGTAATACCTACCAACTCGATAGTGCGTCGTTGTATATGCCCGGCAACAGTATCACCTCCGCGTTGGCGAACGAATTCGCCGAAGCCGAATCCGGGCTGCATACGGCCGCGTTGATGGAGCTGGGGCTGATCCTATTTGTGATTACTTTTATCGTACTGGCATGCTCAAAATTGATGGTGATGCGACTGGCAAAAAATGAGGGAGCGCGCTAATGGCGACCTTAGGTATAGAACAAGAAACCGCACTGGCGCGTTCGCGGCGTAAAATGCAGGCCTGGCGTCGACAGAAAAACCGTATTGCACTGTGTCTATCCATGTCTACGATGGCTTTCGGTCTGTTCTGGCTGATCTGGATTCTGGTTTCTACCATCACCCGCGGCTTTGATGGTATGTCGTTGGCGCTGTTTACCGAGATGACGCCGCCGCCAAATACGGCGGGTGGTGGTCTGGCGAATGCCATCGTCGGGAGCGGGTTGTTAATTTTATGGGCGACGCTGCTGGGGACGCCGTTGGGCGTTATGGCCGGTATCTATCTGGCGGAATATGGCCGTAAATCCTGGATTGCCGAAGTGACCCGTTTCATCAACGACATCTTGTTGTCAGCACCTTCCATTGTGGTGGGCCTGTTTGTCTATACCCTTGTGGTGACAAAGATGCAGCATTTCTCCGGCTGGGCGGGCGTGATTGCGTTAGCGCTATTGCAGGTGCCGATAGTGATTCGTACCACGGAAAATATGCTCAAACTGGTGCCGGATAGTTTGCGAGAAGCGGCTTACGCGCTGGGGACACCGAAATGGAAAATGATTTCTGCGATTACGCTGAAAGCTTCCGTATCCGGCATTATCACCGGAATATTGTTGGCCATCGCGCGTATCGCCGGGGAAACCGCGCCATTGCTGTTTACATCGTTGTCGAATCAGTTCTGGAGTACGGATCTGATGCATCCTATTGCTAACCTGCCAGTCACTATCTTTAAGTTCGCCATGAGTCCGTTTGTCGAGTGGCAACAGTTGGCCTGGGCGGGGGTATTGCTGATTACGCTGTGCGTTCTGTTACTCAATATCTTAGCGCGTGTTATTTTCTCGGCGAAGAAACATTAGGTTGCTGAAAAAGCAGTTTGCTAAAAATCGTTCTTTTCTGGGAAACGTTAAACAAATTCAAGGCGTTGCCCGACAGCGCCAGGTAAAAGAGAGAAGTCTTGATGAGTATGGCTACTGAGACATCCTACAAAATTCAGGTTCGCGATCTGAATTTTTATTACGGAAAATACCATGCGCTGAAAAACATCACGCTGGATATTGCTGCGAATCAGGTTACTGCGTTTATCGGCCCGTCTGGCTGTGGTAAATCCACGCTGCTGCGCACCCTGAATAAAATGTATCAGCTTTATCCTGAACAGCGCGCGGAAGGCGATATTCTGTTGGATGGCAATAACATTCTAACGGATAAGCAAGATATTTCTCTGCTGCGGGCGAAGGTGGGAATGGTTTTTCAGAAGCCGACGCCGTTTCCGATGTCCATTTACGATAACATCGCGTTTGGCGTCCGTCTGTTTGAGAAATTGTCTCGTGCCGACATGGATGAACGTGTTCAGTGGGCGCTGACTAAAGCGGCACTGTGGCAAGAGACCAAAGACAAACTGCACCAGAGCGGCTATAGCCTGTCTGGCGGTCAACAGCAACGTTTATGCATTGCGCGCGGCATTGCGATTCGCCCGGATGTGTTGCTGCTGGATGAACCCTGCTCTGCTCTTGACCCGATTTCTACTAGCCGCATTGAAGAGCTGATTTCCGAGCTGAAAAAAGATTACACCGTGGTTATTGTTACGCACAACATGCAGCAGGCGGCGCGTTGTTCCGATCATACGGCGTTTATGTATTTGGGTGAGCTGATTGAGTTCAGCGATACTGATACCCTGTTTACTGCTCCGCGGCAGAAACAGACTGAAGATTACATCACCGGTCGTTACGGTTGATTAGGAAGCATCATGGATAATCTGAATCTGAACAAACACATCTCCGGTCAGTTTAATGCCGAATTGGAACATATCCGTACCCAGGTTCTGACGATGGGCGGGCTGGTGGAGCAACAACTGAGTAACGCAATTACCGCGATGCACAATCAGGATGCGGAGCTGGCTCAGCAGGTCATTGAAGGTGACGATGACGTTAACATGATGGAAGTGGCCATCGATGAAGCCTGCGTGCGCATTATTGCGAAACGCCAGCCTACCGCCAGCGACTTGCGTCTGGTGATGGCGATCATCAAAACCATTTCTGAATTAGAACGTATCGGCGATGTGGCGGATAAAATCTGTCGCACCGCATTGGAGAAGTTCTCCCATCAGCATCAGCCGCTGTTAGTGAGCCTGGAATCCTTGGGGCGTCACACCGTGCAAATGCTGCATGATGTACTAGATGCTTTTGCTCGTATGGATCTGGATGAAGCGATTCGTATTTATCGCGAAGATAAGAAAGTGGATAAAGAGTACGAAGGCATTGTGCGCCAATTGATGACGCACATGATGGAAGACTCTCGCACTATCCCCAGCGTATTGACCGCGTTGTTCTGTGCTCGCTCTATTGAGCGTATCGGCGACCGCTGTCAGAATATTTGTGAATTTATCTTCTACTTCGTCAAGGGACATGATTTCCGTCATCTTCGTGGTGATGCGTTGGAAAAACTGCTGGTGCAGAAAGATAAGAAAGCGGAATAGTCAATCTGCGTTCAATATAACACTCACGCCCTGCAAGCAGGGCGTGAGTGTTATTAATCTAAAATTTTCTAGCACGGTGATCCGTGTCTGCTTTTTCATAGTGCAGTGTTAGCCTGGTATGCACTATTGACGTACCGAGAATCGCAAAGAAATACTTATCGTAGACCCCGATCGTGTTATTTATTGATGCCCAGTATTCAAAAATAAAGCACGCCACGACTACGGTTTCTCCTTTTTAGAAAGGCATCCCCTAAAATCAGTAAAGATATAAACCGACGATTGGCTTCAGTCTTGCAATAAATACCTGGTGTCTTTTCACTGATGGTATGGAGAATAGCATGATGCATTCCCTAGCAAGACTGATAAATAAATATACCTTATCCGTATTACTAATGAGTTTCGCCTCACAGAGTTATGCGGGAAAACAGAACGACACGTTAGTTTATGCCTCGGATAACGAGGTAGAAAATGTTAGCCCCTATCACAACACGCTCCGTGAGGGCGTCATTATTTCGAATTTGGTTTGGGATCGCCTTATTTATCGCGATCCCAAAACGGGAGAATATAAACCCCAATTAGCCGCAAGTTGGGCGTGGGATTCACCGAAAATATTGGTTCTGCACCTACGTAAAGGCATTAAATTTCACAACGGCGATGATTTTACCGCAGACGATGTAATTTATACGTTTAATAATATTGCCGGGAATAATACCGGATCGGTAATGCCGCAGAGTGTTAACTGGATTAAAGAAACGGAAAAGGTAGATGACTATACCGTAAAGTTGCATCTGGCCAAGCCTTTCCCCGCGGCGTTGGAGTATTTATCCGGTCCGACGCCGATTCTTCCGGCTAAATATTTTCAGCAGGTTAAATTAGCCGGTTTCAGCAAGGCGCCGATAGGCACCGGACCTTACAAAATAACCAGCGTGACGCCGGGTCAGGGGGTCACAATGGAAAAGAATCCCGATTACTTCAAAGAAAGTCCGATCGGGCAACCCAAAATCGGCAAGCTGAAATTTGTGGTTATCCGCGATCCGGAAACGCGGCTGGCGCAGTTGATGACTGGGCAGGTCGACTGGATCTGGCGCGTGTCAGCGGACCAAATGCCGTCACTGGAGGCGATGCCGAACATCACGGTAAAAAGTGGCGAAACCATGCGGGTCGGTTTCCTGGCGCTGAATATTAACGCCAGCGGAGCGGGAGGGGCGCCATTAAAAGATTTGCGTGTTCGTCAGGCGATAAACTACGCCATTAACCGTAAAGGGATTGTCGATAACCTGGTGCAAGGAGGGAGCCAGCCAGTTTATTCCGCCTGTTTCCATGCTCAGACAGCGTGTAATACCAGCAAGGTTATCCAGTACGATTACAACCCGGAAAAAGCGAAACAATTGCTCGCCGAGGCGGGCTATCCCGATGGGTTCGATACCGATATCTGGGCTTACCGTGAGCGTGATTACGCGGAAGCGATTATTGGCGACCTGCGCAAAGTCGGCATTCGCGCCCGCCTGCACTATGTACAGTACCAGGTGATGTCCGCCGATTTGATCTCAGGTAAAGCGCCGATAGGGATCCGCACCTGGGGATCGTATTCCATCAATGACGCTTCTGCGTTCGTTACGCCCTACTTTGGTGGCAAAGGCGACGACATATGGAAAGATGCCGACGTCACCAGCATGTTGGAAAAAGCCGACCAAAGCATCGATCCAAACGTTCGCAGCGCGCAATATGCCGATTTATTGGGCCGTATTTCCTCTCAGGCCTATCTGGCGCCGCTGTTCTCCTACTCAACAAACTATGCGTTTACCTCCGATCTGAACTTCGATAGCTGGCCGGATGAGCTGCCGCGTTTTGCCATGGCTAGCTGGAAGGATACCCAATAGATTTCAAGTTGCAGGAAGGCGGCAACCGAGGGAATCCCCAAGAGCTTACACCAGTAAGTGATTGGGGTGAGTAAGGGCAGCCAACGCATCTGCGGCTTGAAAGATGACGGGTATAAAATGTTGCCGGGGAATCAATCAGCGCATTGGTTCCCGGTTCCCTCTGGCATCTGATGATAACGAGGAACTGGTCATGATTGTCTATATATTACAGCGGCTTCTGGTGGCGCTGGCGGTGTTGTTTACCGTTGCCGTCATCAGTTTCTCCCTCTTGAACCTTTCCGGCGATTTGGCCGCCGCCATTGCCGGGCCGGACGCCTCAGCCGATGTCATTGAAAGTATTCGGGTTCAACACGGGCTGGACCAGCCATTAACCACGCAGTTCATGCACTGGATGTGGGCGGCGCTACATCTCGATTTCGGGCGCTCTTTCTATTTTGAAAATACGGTTATGGAGCTAATTGGTCAGAGAATGCCGGTGACGCTCAAGCTGGGCGTAGTTTCTCTGCTGCTGGCGCTGGTAGTGGCGATTCCGCTTGGCGTATTGGCGGCGGTATTTCGTGATACCTGGATTGACCGATGCGCCATTTTTATCTCGGTTATTGGCCAGGCCATGCCGAATTTCTGGTTTGCCCTGATCCTGATTCTTATCTTTGCCGTTGGGCTCAAGTGGGTGCCAGTGGCAGGGAATACGAGCTGGCATAACTTTGTATTGCCAGCGGTGGCGTTGGGCTATTACGCGATGCCGTCACTGATGCGGCTGACCCGCTCCGGGATGCTGGATGTGCTGGGTTCGGATTATATCCGCACCGCGCGGGCGAAAGGGTTGAGCGCCTTTAACGTGATTGTTAAGCACGGTTTGCGTAACGCCATTATTCCTGTGGTAGCGCTGGCGACGGTTGAACTGGGCTTTATGTTGGGCGGGTCGGTGGTCATTGAATCTATCTTCGCGCTACAGGGATTAGGGCAACTGGCGTGGGACTCCATCTCCCGAAATGATTTTCCGGTGGTGCAGGCCATCGTATTGATTATTTCCGTGTTTTATATCGGGCTGACATTTTTGGCGGATGTGCTTAATGCGGCGTTAGATCCGCGCTTACGTACCCAATGAGGAGCAGCCATGAAAACTTCATCATCACTTTCTTCAACGTTAGCGGCGAAAGCGCCGGTGCTTGAATCAGGGCTGACACCGAAACCGACGTGTCTGCGGCGTGGACTGACGGCCATTCTGGGTCATCACAGCATGACGCTGGGGCTGATTATTCTCGCTGTCATTATGGTGGCGGCGATCTTCGCTCCGTTTATCAGCCCGCACGATCCCTATGCGCAGGACGTCAGCCAGCGTTTGATACCGCCGGTCTGGCACGAGAAAGGAAGCTGGGATCACCTATTGGGCACCGACAAGCTGGGGCGTGATTACCTAAGCCGCTTGCTGTACGGCGCGCGCGTCTCCCTGATTATCGGGCTGGTCGCCGTGGTGGTCTCCGGGTTTATCGGTGTCACCTTGGGGGTACTGGCGGGCTACTTCGGCGGGCGCGTCGATGCTGTCGTCAGCTACATTCTGACCGTTCGTCTCTCCATGCCGGTAATTCTGGTGGCGCTGGCGACCGCTGCGTTGGTGGGCGGCTCGGTAAAGGTGGTTATCCTATTGCTCGGTTTACTCTTGTGGGACCGTTTTCTGATTGTTTCGCGATCGGTGACTCGTCAACTGCGTGAGGCTGAATTTATCGCAGCGGCCAGAACGCTGGGCGCATCGTCGCTATTTATCATGCTGCGAGAAATCCTTCCCAACCTGATCGGGCCATTGACGGTAGTCGCGACGCTGGAAATTGCCCACGCCATTTTGCTGGAAGCCACGCTCTCCTTTCTTGGCTTGGGCGTTCAACCGCCGATGCCGTCCTGGGGGCTGATGATCGCCGAAGGTAAGGCTTATATGTTTTTTCAACCCTGGGTGATTCTGATTCCGGGCATTGTGTTGGCGATCGTCGTGTTGGGGATCAATCTGGTAGGCGATGGCCTACGTGATATCACCGCGCTGGACGGGCGTAACTGAGGAAATGGCCATGACGAATGACATATTGCTGGATATAAAAAACCTGCGGGTCGCTCTGCCCACCTCCCAAGGGACGTTGCACGCGGTGCGGGGGATTGATTTTTCGGTCAAGCGGGGGGAGATGCTGTGTCTGGTAGGCGAATCGGGCTGTGGTAAATCCATGACTTCGCTGGCGTTGATGGATTTACTGCCGCGTAAGGCGGTGCGTTCGGCGGACAGAATGCGTTTCAAGGGAATGGATTTACTGACGCTGCAAAAGCGGCAGATTACCGCGTTGCGCGGCGATCAAATATCGATGATTTTCCAGGAGCCAATGACCTCGCTCAATCCATCTTTCACTTTGGGAAACCAGCTTTGTGAAACGCTGCTGGCGCACCGCAAGGTATCACAGGCCGAAGCCAGAGACAGGGCGGTGTATCTGATGGAGCGGGTGGGGATTCCAATGGCTTCCGCACGATTGAATCAGTATCCCCATCAACTTTCTGGCGGCCTGCGTCAGCGCATCATGATTGCCATGGCGCTGATGTGCGAGCCGGCGTTGATTATCGCCGATGAGCCCACTACCGCGCTGGACGTAACGATTCAGGCGCAGATTTTACGGATGTTGCGCGAGCTTCAGCAGGAACTGGGTACGGCGGTGATTTTTATCACACACGATCTGGGCGTCGTGGCGCGTATCGCCGATCGGGTGGCGGTAATGTATGCCGGACAGATTGTAGAAACCGCGCCGGTAAGAGCCTTGTTTACCCAGCCGCAACATCCCTATACCCGCGCATTACTCGACTGCATCCCCGTACAGGGGAAAACCGTGCCCGGCCAACCGTTGAAAGCGATCTCGGGCGTCGTGCCCAGCCTGATCGGCGAACAACAAGGCTGTGCGTTCAGCAATCGCTGTACCTACTGTCGTGACGTTTGTCGCCAGGATGCGCCTTATGTGCATGTGACCCCCGACCATGAGGTGCGCTGCATTCGGGCGTTGAAGCCGGAGGAAGTCGCATGAACCGTCAAACGCATCAGGAACCTGGCCCTACGGCACTGCCGACGCATATTCCTGGCAACGATGATATCGCGCTGGAGCTATGTGCGCTGACCCGGGTGTTTCGCTTGAACCGCGGCCTATTTTCCCGTGCGGGCGAAATTCGCGCGGTCGATAACGTTTCTTTGCGCGTGCGTCGCGGTGAAACGCTTGGGTTAGTGGGCGAATCGGGGTGTGGAAAAAGTACGCTGGCAAAAATGCTGTTGGGATTGCTTGAACCCACGTCCGGTAATGTGTTGATCGAAGGGCGCGAGATTGACATCAGCCAGCGCAAAGAAATGGCTTCCCGCATTCAGCCTATTTTTCAGGATCCCTATTCCTCCCTGAATCCGCGGCGAACCGTCGCCAACATTGTGGAAGTCGCCCTGAACCTTCATGGCATCGGCACCCCGGATGAGAGAAAGGCGCGGGTTAAGGAGATGCTGGATGTGGTGGGGATGCCCGCCCGAACGCACAACCAGTACCCCGGCCA contains:
- a CDS encoding ABC transporter ATP-binding protein; this encodes MTNDILLDIKNLRVALPTSQGTLHAVRGIDFSVKRGEMLCLVGESGCGKSMTSLALMDLLPRKAVRSADRMRFKGMDLLTLQKRQITALRGDQISMIFQEPMTSLNPSFTLGNQLCETLLAHRKVSQAEARDRAVYLMERVGIPMASARLNQYPHQLSGGLRQRIMIAMALMCEPALIIADEPTTALDVTIQAQILRMLRELQQELGTAVIFITHDLGVVARIADRVAVMYAGQIVETAPVRALFTQPQHPYTRALLDCIPVQGKTVPGQPLKAISGVVPSLIGEQQGCAFSNRCTYCRDVCRQDAPYVHVTPDHEVRCIRALKPEEVA
- a CDS encoding ATP-binding cassette domain-containing protein, translating into MNRQTHQEPGPTALPTHIPGNDDIALELCALTRVFRLNRGLFSRAGEIRAVDNVSLRVRRGETLGLVGESGCGKSTLAKMLLGLLEPTSGNVLIEGREIDISQRKEMASRIQPIFQDPYSSLNPRRTVANIVEVALNLHGIGTPDERKARVKEMLDVVGMPARTHNQYPGQLSGGQRQRVAIARALILRPDILICDEPTSALDVSVQAQILNLLLELKQEFGLTYLLISHNLSVVEHLVDHVAVMQQGTIVEQGTREQVFHSPQHSYTRSLLASVLTPDPELGIPDIERH